A genomic stretch from Helianthus annuus cultivar XRQ/B chromosome 1, HanXRQr2.0-SUNRISE, whole genome shotgun sequence includes:
- the LOC118491341 gene encoding uncharacterized protein LOC118491341: MSELRDEQGSRNNQNNRRREGVSYRTRTPSHSARSQSSTSMRLNTEDIHNIVVEVAKVMKNAQTGNVNQFGERHEESSAASTPVQREGMGERKNTIATRPLEGKGEYSKSKECTYKHFMSCKPQSFDGRKGALEAQDWLNRMESVLDICECDDRNKVRFTVHMFEAEVLHWWNIVVQTDGKEKVKEMKWEEFIHKFLAKYCSPSETEQLEVEFFQLKMGNKTYREYVSRFHDISRLVSYLALTEEQLINRFIWGLPSEMRVFIKSKSPKTFAETVEAGAVMAAEMILRQAESPVPKRKWEERKGDTRNNNFKRPKTFPQCQICKRFHTGECRFPCPNCKKTGHALQECKEKKKTQPNQPKGRAFVLTTEEAKTNTDVITGTYLVNDVYARVLFDTGANRSLVSTTFRPYLNQASQTLDHTFTVEMADGSQREIVDIVKNCKISLNNHVIPIDLMPMELGEFDIVIGMDWLTPYHAEIICDKRIVRLRLPNGKQLTVSGDRTDKTKNLITIAQAHKCLRKGYVAFLAYVVNTTEKQKVEDVPVVREYPEVFPDELPGLPSDRQVEFRIDLVPGTSPIAKLPYRLAPT; the protein is encoded by the exons ATGTCTGAACTTAGAGATGAACAAGGGTCTAGAAATAATCAGAATAACAGAAGAAGAGAGGGAGTTTCTTATAGGACTCGAACTCCCTCTCACAGTGCCAGGTCCCAGTCTAGTACAAGCATGCGTCTAAATACTGAGGATATCCACAATATAGTTGTGGAAGTGGCTAAGGTAATGAAGAATGCACAAACCGGTAATGTTAACCAATTTGGAGAACGACATGAAGAAAGCTCAGCAGCCTCCACGCCAGTACAAAGGGAAGGAATGGGCGAAAGGAAAAACACTATTGCAACCAGGCCACTAGAAGGAAAAGGTGAATATTCTAAATCAAAGGAATGTACTTATAAGCACTTCATGTCCTGTAAACCTCAGTCCTTTGACGGAAGAAAGGGAGCACTAGAAGCTCAAGACtggctcaacagaatggagtcagtATTAGACATATGTGAGTGTGATGACCGCAACAAAGTACGGTTCACCGTACATATGTTTGAAGCTGAAGTCCTTCACTGGTGGAACATTGTGGTCCAAACAGATGGAAAAGAAAAGGTTAAGGAGATGAAGTGGGAGGAGTTTATTCATAAGTTTCTTGCTAAGTATTGTTCTCCCAGTGAGACTGAGCAACTGGAAGTGGAATTCTTTCAGttaaaaatgggaaataaaacctatcgagagtatgtttctcgtttccACGACATATCTCGACTGGTTTCTTATTTAGCATTGACTGAGGAACAACTGATCAATAGGTTTATTTGGGGTCTACCCTCTGAAATGAGGGTGTTTATCAAATCCAAATCCCCCAAGACTTTTGCAGAAACTGTTGAGGCTGGCGCCGTCATGGCTGCCGAGATGATTCTGCGGCAGGCTGAATCTCCCGTACCAAAAAGAAAGTGGGAAGAAAGAAAGGGGGACACCAGGAATAACAACTTTAAAAGGCCTAAAACATTTCCTCAATGTCAAATTTGCAAACGCTTTCATACAGGGGAATGTCGTTTTCCTTGTCCAAATTGTAAAAAGACGGGTCATGCTCTTCAAGAATGCAAGGAAAAGAAGaa GACACAACCAAATCAGCCAAAAGGGCGGGCATTTGTACTCACCACGGAAGAAGCCAAGACCAATACAGACGTTATCACGGGTACGTATctcgtaaatgatgtatatgcgcgtgtgttatttgataccggtgcaaATAGAAGTCTAGTGTCGACTACCTTTAGACCTTACTTGAACCAGGCGTCCCAAACCCTAGATCATACCTTTACAGTAGAAATGGCTGATGGAAGTCAAAGAGAGATAGTTGACATAGTTAAGAATTGTAAAATAAGCTTAAACAACCATGTTATCCCTATAGACCTAATGCCTATGGAACTTGGAGAATTCGACATAGTCATAGGAATGGACTGGTTGACACCATATCATGCGGAAATTATATGTGACAAAAGGATCGTCCGACTCCGATTACCCAACGGCAAACAACTAACTGTATCGGGAGACCGCACTGACAAGACTAAGAACCTCATCACGATAGCACAAGCACATAAATGCCTAAGGAAagggtatgttgcctttttagcatATGTCGTAAACACTACAGAAAAGCAGAAGGTCGAGGACGTGCCAGTAGTACGAGAATACCCCGAAGTGTTTCCCGATGAGCTCCCGGGACTACCATCGGATAGACAGgttgagtttcgcattgaccTAGTTCCCGGTACATCACCGATTGCTAAGTTGCCGTACAGACTAGCCCCGACATAA
- the LOC110929241 gene encoding uncharacterized protein LOC110929241 → MLKVSPLKGVIRFGKKGKLKPRYIGPFEVTSKVEPVAYRLKLPEQLAGIHNIFHVSNLRKCLMDEAQQIPLEDVQVDEKLNFIEEPLQIEDRKVKKLRKKEIPLVKVKWNARHGPNFTWEQENIMKDKYPHLFK, encoded by the coding sequence atgcttaaggtatcacctctgAAAGGAGTGATTCGGTTTGGAAAGAAGGGAAAGTTGAAACCCCGATACATTGGGCCGTTTGAAGTAACAAGCAAAGTAGAACCAGTGGCTTATCGGCTAAAACTTCCTGAACAACTGGCAGGAATACATAATATtttccatgtatcaaatttaaGGAAGTGCCTAATGGACGAAGCCCAACAAATACCCCTGGAAGACGTACAGGTTGACGAAAAACTCAATTTCATTGAAGAACCACTACAAATCGAAGATAGGAAGGTTAAAAAGTTACGCAAAAAGGAAATCCcgttagtcaaagtcaagtggaacgcACGTCATGGACCCAACTTTACATGGGAACAAGAAAACATAATGAAAGATAAGTACCCTCATCTTTTTAAGTAa